The Parabacteroides sp. AD58 genome includes a window with the following:
- the nusA gene encoding transcription termination factor NusA, whose amino-acid sequence MAKKEETVSMIDTLAEFKELKNIDKDTMISVLEDSFRNVIAKMFGTDENYDVIINPEKGDFEIWRNRKVVADDELEDSNLEISLTDARQIDADCEVGEEITDEVHFADFGRRAILNLRQTLASKILELQKDNLYAKYKDKIGTIISADVYQVWKKEMLLLDDDGNELLLPKTEQIPGDFYRKGETARAIVQRVDNYNNNPKIILSRTDKLFLQRLFELEVPEINDGLITIKAIARIPGERAKVAVESYDDRIDPVGACVGMKGSRIHGIVRELRNENIDVINYTSNISLFIQRALSPAKISSIRVNEEEKRAEVYLRPEEVSLAIGKGGLNIKLACMLTEYTIDVFRDIEGADEEDIYLDEFADEIDGWVIDALKNIGCYTAKSVLAIPRDELVERADLEESTVDDVLSILAAEFEDDENND is encoded by the coding sequence ATGGCCAAAAAAGAGGAAACAGTCAGTATGATTGATACCCTTGCGGAGTTCAAGGAGTTGAAGAATATAGATAAGGATACAATGATCAGCGTGTTGGAAGATTCGTTCCGCAACGTGATTGCAAAAATGTTTGGAACAGACGAAAACTACGATGTGATCATTAACCCTGAAAAAGGTGATTTTGAAATCTGGAGAAATCGTAAGGTCGTAGCCGATGATGAATTGGAAGATTCAAATCTGGAGATTTCATTGACGGATGCCCGTCAGATTGATGCCGATTGCGAGGTAGGAGAAGAAATTACTGATGAGGTTCATTTTGCCGATTTTGGTCGTCGTGCTATCTTGAATTTACGTCAGACGTTAGCCTCCAAGATTTTGGAACTGCAGAAAGACAACCTTTATGCCAAATATAAAGATAAGATCGGAACGATTATTTCGGCCGATGTCTATCAGGTTTGGAAGAAGGAAATGTTGCTGCTTGATGATGATGGTAATGAATTACTGTTACCGAAGACAGAACAGATTCCGGGTGATTTTTATCGGAAAGGAGAAACAGCTCGTGCTATTGTACAGCGCGTAGACAATTATAATAATAATCCGAAAATTATCCTTTCCCGTACAGATAAATTGTTCTTGCAGCGTCTGTTTGAATTGGAAGTTCCGGAAATCAACGATGGCTTGATTACCATTAAAGCGATTGCTCGAATCCCGGGAGAGCGTGCTAAAGTGGCTGTTGAATCGTATGATGACCGTATTGATCCGGTAGGAGCCTGTGTGGGTATGAAGGGATCTCGTATTCATGGAATCGTGCGCGAGTTGAGAAATGAGAATATCGATGTGATCAATTACACGTCAAATATATCTTTGTTTATTCAGCGAGCCTTGAGTCCGGCTAAGATTTCTTCCATTCGGGTGAATGAAGAAGAAAAACGGGCCGAAGTCTATTTGCGTCCGGAAGAAGTATCTCTGGCTATTGGTAAAGGCGGGTTAAATATCAAGTTGGCTTGTATGTTGACCGAGTATACAATCGATGTATTCCGTGATATTGAAGGTGCTGACGAGGAAGATATTTATCTGGATGAATTTGCAGATGAAATAGATGGTTGGGTAATTGACGCTCTGAAAAATATCGGTTGCTATACA
- the rimP gene encoding ribosome assembly cofactor RimP, with protein sequence MIDKHLIEKLVEEKLASSSNYLVDVTVQPDNVIVVEIDNDDSVCIDDCVELSRYLEDHLDRDVEDFELEVGSAGITSPFKVLRQYQKNIGNEVEVLLTAGTKLTGVLKSADENGIVLTVAKQVKPEGAKRKVTVEEDQPYTYQEIKYTKYLIRFK encoded by the coding sequence ATGATAGATAAACATTTGATAGAGAAACTGGTTGAGGAAAAATTGGCATCTTCGTCCAATTATCTGGTAGATGTTACAGTTCAGCCGGATAATGTCATTGTTGTGGAAATTGACAATGACGATTCTGTATGTATTGATGATTGTGTAGAGCTGAGCCGGTATCTGGAAGATCATCTGGATCGCGACGTGGAGGATTTTGAACTGGAAGTCGGTTCTGCCGGAATAACATCTCCGTTTAAAGTACTTCGTCAGTATCAAAAGAATATAGGAAATGAAGTAGAAGTCTTGCTGACAGCCGGAACGAAGCTGACAGGCGTATTGAAATCGGCCGATGAGAACGGTATCGTTCTGACCGTTGCAAAGCAAGTAAAGCCGGAAGGCGCCAAGCGTAAGGTGACGGTCGAAGAAGACCAGCCTTATACCTATCAGGAAATAAAGTATACAAAATATTTAATTAGATTCAAATAG
- a CDS encoding START-like domain-containing protein translates to MNKEKFNIEYVFDNVSRSSLWNHITTSRGLSSWFAEKVTVKNNVYTFMWNKDEIKARAELIKQKEQIRYCLETENAGPLSYFEFSIHTLELTGTTALQITDFAEPDEKEDAIDLWDSQVDTLKRTLGI, encoded by the coding sequence ATGAATAAAGAAAAGTTTAACATTGAATACGTTTTTGATAACGTCTCTCGATCCAGTTTGTGGAATCACATCACAACGTCAAGAGGACTTTCCTCCTGGTTCGCCGAAAAAGTCACCGTAAAAAACAATGTCTACACCTTTATGTGGAACAAAGACGAAATCAAGGCCCGTGCAGAACTGATCAAGCAGAAAGAACAAATCCGTTATTGCTTGGAAACAGAAAATGCCGGGCCTTTGTCTTATTTCGAATTTTCCATTCATACATTGGAATTGACAGGAACTACTGCGTTACAGATTACAGATTTTGCTGAACCCGACGAAAAGGAAGATGCTATCGACTTGTGGGATTCTCAGGTGGATACCCTGAAACGCACACTTGGCATTTAG